A genomic region of Gossypium hirsutum isolate 1008001.06 chromosome D01, Gossypium_hirsutum_v2.1, whole genome shotgun sequence contains the following coding sequences:
- the LOC107939926 gene encoding probable serine/threonine-protein kinase PBL10, with the protein MGACWSNQIKSIWSSTTVKTSSEARNDKNWSGSSSKVSSACTIPQQPSRSEGEILQSSILKSFTFIELRASTRNFRPDSVLGQGGFGSVYKGWVDEHSLTATKPGSGILIAVKRHNQDGIQGHKEWLAEINYLGQLYHPNLVKLIGYCLEDEHRLLVYEFMPRGSMENHLFRRGSHFQPLSWGVRMKVALGAAKGLAFLHNAETQVIYRDFKTSNILLDSDYNAKLSDFGLARDGPTGDRSHVSTRVMGTHGYAAPEYLATGHLTAKSDIYSFGVVLLEIICGRRAIDKNKPSGEHNLVEWAKPYLTNKRRVFRVLDTRLQGQYSLNRVQKAAHLALHCLAKEPKSRPSMDEVVKRLEQLQVRGGTPGNAM; encoded by the exons ATGGGAGCTTGTTGGAGCAATCAAATAAAGTCTATCTGGTCTTCAACCACAG TTAAAACAAGTAGTGAGGCCAGAAATGATAAAAATTGGAGTGGTTCAAGCAGTAAGGTTTCTTCAGCTTGTACAATACCACAACAACCTTCAAGGAGTGAAGGTGAAATTTTGCAATCTTCAATTTTAAAGAGTTTCACTTTCATTGAGCTTAGGGCATCTACCAGAAATTTCAGACCAGATAGTGTATTAGGACAAGGTGGATTTGGTTCTGTTTACAAAGGATGGGTTGATGAACATTCACTTACAGCTACCAAGCCTGGTTCTGGTATTCTTATTGCTGTTAAGAGGCACAATCAAGATGGTATCCAAGGTCACAAGGAATGGCTG GCTGAAATCAACTATCTTGGACAATTATATCACCCTAACCTTGTGAAATTGATTGGTTACTGTTTAGAAGACGAGCATCGGCTTCTCGTTTACGAGTTCATGCCACGGGGTAGCATGGAAAATCATTTATTCAGAA GAGGATCACACTTTCAGCCGCTTTCTTGGGGTGTACGGATGAAGGTCGCACTCGGTGCTGCCAAAGGATTAGCCTTTCTTCACAATGCTGAAACACAAGTCATATACCGCGATTTTAAAACGTCAAATATCTTGCTTGATTCA GATTACAATGCAAAACTCTCGGATTTCGGGTTAGCTAGGGATGGACCAACTGGTGATAGGAGCCATGTTTCTACTAGGGTCATGGGAACCCACGGTTATGCCGCCCCAGAGTATCTAGCCACAG GTCATTTGACTGCCAAGAGCGACATATACAGCTTCGGAGTTGTTCTTCTAGAAATAATATGTGGCCGACGAGCTATTGACAAGAACAAGCCGTCTGGTGAACACAATCTAGTAGAATGGGCAAAACCTTACCTGACCAACAAACGTAGAGTATTCCGCGTACTCGATACCCGTCTCCAGGGCCAATATTCATTGAACCGAGTCCAAAAGGCGGCTCACCTTGCACTTCATTGCTTAGCCAAAGAACCCAAATCAAGGCCAAGCATGGATGAGGTCGTAAAAAGGCTCGAGCAGCTTCAGGTGCGAGGAGGTACACCAGGAAACGCCATGTAA